In the Caldisalinibacter kiritimatiensis genome, one interval contains:
- a CDS encoding type III pantothenate kinase — protein sequence MILVFDVGNTNIVLGVYKGKKLLNYWRISTDKNKTSDEYGVLINQLFEYNGLSLKDIEAVIISSVVPPLMYSLQAMSIKYCNKKPLIIGPGIKTGMNIRYDNPREVGADRIVNAVAAYEKYGGPIIVVDFGTATTFCAISEKGDYLGGVITPGIKISSEALFERAAKLPKVQLVKPKSVICRNTINSIQAGLTYGYAGLVDNIVNRMKKELGDKVKTVVATGGLSTLIASESNTIEKIDKLLTLEGLRIIYERNKDRVAE from the coding sequence TTGATTTTAGTATTTGATGTTGGAAATACTAACATAGTGCTTGGAGTATATAAAGGAAAAAAATTATTGAATTATTGGAGAATATCAACTGATAAAAACAAGACTTCAGATGAATATGGTGTACTTATAAATCAATTGTTTGAGTATAACGGTTTAAGTTTAAAAGATATAGAAGCAGTAATAATATCATCTGTAGTACCACCACTAATGTATTCATTACAAGCTATGAGTATTAAATATTGTAATAAGAAACCACTAATAATAGGGCCAGGAATCAAAACAGGAATGAATATAAGATACGATAATCCGAGAGAAGTAGGAGCTGACAGAATAGTTAATGCAGTAGCAGCTTATGAAAAATATGGTGGACCTATTATCGTTGTTGATTTTGGTACAGCGACTACTTTTTGTGCCATATCAGAGAAAGGTGATTATTTAGGAGGCGTTATTACTCCTGGTATTAAAATCTCCAGTGAGGCTTTGTTTGAGAGAGCTGCAAAGCTACCAAAAGTCCAATTGGTTAAGCCTAAAAGTGTTATTTGTAGGAATACTATTAACAGTATACAAGCAGGTTTAACTTATGGTTATGCAGGCCTTGTCGATAATATTGTTAATCGAATGAAAAAAGAGTTAGGTGATAAGGTTAAAACAGTTGTAGCTACTGGTGGATTATCAACTCTTATTGCAAGTGAATCTAATACTATTGAAAAGATAGATAAGCTATTGACGTTAGAAGGTTTAAGAATTATATATGAAAGAAATAAGGATAGAGTAGCTGAATAG